From the genome of Patescibacteria group bacterium:
CCTTAATTATGTTTTTTAAACGCCTCGGTATTGATTTGGGCACCGCCAATTCTTTAGTTTGGTTAGCCGGGCAGGGGGTTGTTTTAAATGAACCAACCGTCGTGGCGGTCGCCATGCCTGACAATCGCGTTGTCGCCGTTGGCAACGAAGCCAAAGAAATGCTTGGTCGGACGCCCGGCTATATTACCGCTTCAAGACCGATGCGTGATGGGGTGATTGCTGATTATGTTGTGACCGAGGCCATGCTGCGTTATTTTCTTGATAAGGTTTGCGGTCATCACCAGCTTTTCAAACCCGAAGTCATGATTTCCGTGCCGACCGGCTGTACGCAAGTTGAACATCGGGCGGTTGAAGACGCGACCTTAGCGGCCGGAGCCAGAAATGTTTATATTATTTTTGAACCCCTAGCGGCGGCTATTGGCGCCAAAATCCCCATTGCTCAACCTTCGGGAAACATGATTGTTGATATTGGCGGCGGCTCGACGGAAACAGCCGTCATTTCGCTGGGCGGGGTCGTTGTTCACAGATCAGCCCGAGTTGCCGGCAATAAAATCGACGAATCAATATCAAACTATATAAAAAAGCATTATAATTTAATCATTGGTGAACGGATGAGTGAAGAGATCAAAATTCAAATCGGGTCGGCCGTCCCTTTGGACCAGGAGTTGAAAATGGAAGTTCGCGGACGTGACGCTTTTTCCGGTTTGCCGCGAATGATTGAAGTTAATTCAAGCGAGGTTACGGCGGCTATTCAACTCCCCTTGGTGTCAATGATTGCCTGTATCAAGGGTGTTTTAGAAGAAACGCCCCCAGAACTGGCTTCGGATATTATTGACAAAGGCATGGTTTTAGCCGGCGGAACTTCGCTTTTACGTCATCTGGACCGTTTTATTACGGAATCGACCGGTGTTCCGGCTCACGTGGCTGAAGATCCTTTGCTTTGTGTGGTTCGGGGAACGGGCGTCGCGATTGAAAATCTTGAACTTTACAAACGGTCAATCGTTAAAAGATAATAAGCTGATAGTTATATCTATAAGCCAAATGGCAAATTGTTTCCGCTTAAAAAAGAGTTTTAGAAGCTGTATAAAGTTATATCTTATAGTAAGTCAACAGAAAAAGCTAGCTTATTTTGAATATAAATAAAAATAATAAAAAGAATTCCTTTAGATATTGATTATTCTTTGAAAGACAAAAAGTGTTCAATTTTTATCAAGAGGGAAAACAGCAAATCTTTTAAAAAGACCCAGAACATTATGTTATGAGTGAAAATAAGATTGATATCGGTGGGATTGGTCTTTCTAATCTTAATTGGCATCAGGTCCTAGAGGAAATTGAAAAATACCTTTTAGAAGACCAAAGACTAAAGACGAATGACCACTTAAAAAGTTTTCGACCCTTAGTTATTTTTACGCCCAATCCGGAAATTATTGTTTACGCCCAAAAGGACAAACAGTTTAAAGAGATTGTCAATTCAGCCCAAATAACGGTGGCCGATGGTTGGGGGGTTATTTGGGCAAGTCGTCTCGAAGGTAAAAAGCTTCCCGAAAGAATTACCGGAACGGATTTGGCCAAAAAACTGATAGAACTGGCCGCGGAAAAGGGCTTACCTATCGGACTTATTGGCGGATCGCCTCTTTTGGCACTCCAGGCGATAGATTGCTTGAAAAGAGAATATCCTCAACTTAAAGCCTGGGGGGAAGAAGGGCCAAGGATGGAAAGAGTCGGCAATCAATGGGCAATGGAAAGCGGTTATAATTTAGACCTCTTAACAGAGAAGATTAATAAAACGGAGACGCAGATTATTTTGGTAGGTATGGGTGCCCCAAAACAAGAGATTTTTATCAATCAACTTATTCATCGACGATCATTTTTTATTCATCGGCCCCTCGTTTTTCTTTCTGTCGGTGGAGCTTTTGATTATTTTGCCGGGAAGTTGCCGCGGGCGCCAAAATGGGGGCAAAAGATAGGGCTAGAATGGTTATTTCGTTTAATCTTTCAACCCTGGAGAATTAAAAGGCAGCTTGCCTTGCTTAAGTTTATCTTTTTGGTTTGCAAAGCGAAACTGAGTTAGATATAATGAGTGTAACGAATTAATCGAAGATATATCAATAATTACACTCATTTATCTTCGATATAATGAGGTTATATGTTTGGCAATAAACCCCTTAAAGTTTTATTCGTCGCGACCGAAGTGGCGCCCTTTGCCTCAATCGGCGGGCTTTCGCAGGTGATGTTTTTTCTTCCCCGAGCTTTAAAAAGACTGGGAGTTGATGTGAGAATTTTTCTTCCCAAATTCGGTTCCATTGATGAGAAAAAATACGGGATCAAGATGCTTTATCAGGGATTAAGAGTCCCGACCGGTGAAAAAGAGGGAATGAGAGAACTAATCTGCAATGTCAAGACCTGGGAAGGCGGGGCCAAAGAACCAATCGTTTATTTTTTAGAAAATATGGAGTATTACGAAATGAGGGCCAACGTTTATGGTTATACTGACGACCCGATTCGTTTTGCTCTTCTTTCCCGAGGCGCCCTGGAGTTTTTAAAAGTCTTTGACTGGACGCCTGACGTTATTAATTGCAACGACTGGCATACCGGTTTTTTGGTTAATTATCTGCGAACCGTTTATAAAAGTGAACCTAAATTAAGGAAGATCGCGACGGTTTTTTCGATTCATAATTTAACCCATCAGGGGACTTTTGATCATCGTTTTATTTCTGAACTGGAGATTGATGATGGACGGAGCCAAATTGCCTCGTTTTTCAACGAGAGGCTGGGAAAACAAAATTTTATGAAACGGGGCATTCTCTACGCTGATATTGTCAATACCGTTTCTGAAAACTACGCCAAGGAAATCTTAACTCCGGAATACGGCGAGGGGTTGGATATGCTCCTTAAAGAGGTAAGGACTAAAGTTTTTGGTGTCTTAAACGGTCTGGATTATGACGATTTCAATCCGTTAACCGATAAAATTATTAAAACCAATTTTTCCCTAAAAAATATTGCGAAAAGGCA
Proteins encoded in this window:
- a CDS encoding rod shape-determining protein; its protein translation is MFFKRLGIDLGTANSLVWLAGQGVVLNEPTVVAVAMPDNRVVAVGNEAKEMLGRTPGYITASRPMRDGVIADYVVTEAMLRYFLDKVCGHHQLFKPEVMISVPTGCTQVEHRAVEDATLAAGARNVYIIFEPLAAAIGAKIPIAQPSGNMIVDIGGGSTETAVISLGGVVVHRSARVAGNKIDESISNYIKKHYNLIIGERMSEEIKIQIGSAVPLDQELKMEVRGRDAFSGLPRMIEVNSSEVTAAIQLPLVSMIACIKGVLEETPPELASDIIDKGMVLAGGTSLLRHLDRFITESTGVPAHVAEDPLLCVVRGTGVAIENLELYKRSIVKR
- a CDS encoding WecB/TagA/CpsF family glycosyltransferase, with the protein product MSENKIDIGGIGLSNLNWHQVLEEIEKYLLEDQRLKTNDHLKSFRPLVIFTPNPEIIVYAQKDKQFKEIVNSAQITVADGWGVIWASRLEGKKLPERITGTDLAKKLIELAAEKGLPIGLIGGSPLLALQAIDCLKREYPQLKAWGEEGPRMERVGNQWAMESGYNLDLLTEKINKTETQIILVGMGAPKQEIFINQLIHRRSFFIHRPLVFLSVGGAFDYFAGKLPRAPKWGQKIGLEWLFRLIFQPWRIKRQLALLKFIFLVCKAKLS
- a CDS encoding glycogen synthase, which encodes MFGNKPLKVLFVATEVAPFASIGGLSQVMFFLPRALKRLGVDVRIFLPKFGSIDEKKYGIKMLYQGLRVPTGEKEGMRELICNVKTWEGGAKEPIVYFLENMEYYEMRANVYGYTDDPIRFALLSRGALEFLKVFDWTPDVINCNDWHTGFLVNYLRTVYKSEPKLRKIATVFSIHNLTHQGTFDHRFISELEIDDGRSQIASFFNERLGKQNFMKRGILYADIVNTVSENYAKEILTPEYGEGLDMLLKEVRTKVFGVLNGLDYDDFNPLTDKIIKTNFSLKNIAKRQENKLDLQKEFGLPQSLETPILAIAGRLTEQKGLDLFPRILPFLLSEYPIQFIAMGGGDNKYRGFFTEIEKKFPRQIGTHLLPNWTLPRKIFAGTDMFLAPSKWEPGGITVIEAMRYGSIPIVRATGGLADTVIDYDPDKHEGTGFSFKNYNDLSFFATIIRALESYKDKSEWQGLVRRAMKKDYSWRASAQKYLGLYERAIIFRQGSLSSNPPRAFRMEE